The following proteins are co-located in the Imtechella halotolerans genome:
- a CDS encoding DGQHR domain-containing protein: protein MEEFNAIEINQNGQILYLFSMSAKRIYDKFSVSRRVEDKEKGYQRSFSSSRLKQIANYLNKDSGFLPNSILVNIDNDKYKFENDKLYLKLDEESIGFIIDGQHRVGGANLADNDILLPVVATVRLNEVEQAKLFIKINKNQKGVPVSLYLDLLNITEGEIVDFDGHDVTAERRAIEIAKRLNEDEESPMYDKVRMTGEAGKGISLSEFVNLLKPLVEPKKGSFMSLGFEDQYKIFNIYLKAIKAVFLEQWEDSTTLLLKTVGFGAVIKSCYDIFTLVIQKHKKFTTETCIDVISKISELKFDTDTMSGGGIKAQDAAKVVLLSRLRAALRDDEDFSFEIGE, encoded by the coding sequence ATGGAAGAATTTAATGCAATTGAGATTAACCAAAATGGTCAAATTTTATATTTATTCTCAATGAGTGCAAAAAGAATATATGATAAATTTAGTGTTTCAAGACGTGTAGAGGATAAAGAAAAAGGATATCAAAGATCTTTTAGTTCTAGCCGTTTAAAGCAAATTGCTAATTATTTAAATAAAGATTCTGGTTTTTTACCAAATTCAATTTTAGTAAATATTGATAATGATAAATATAAATTTGAGAATGATAAATTATATCTTAAGTTAGATGAAGAGTCAATTGGCTTTATTATAGATGGTCAACATAGAGTTGGTGGTGCTAATCTAGCAGATAATGATATTCTTTTGCCTGTTGTAGCGACAGTAAGATTAAATGAGGTGGAACAAGCAAAATTATTTATCAAAATAAATAAGAATCAAAAAGGCGTTCCTGTTTCATTGTATTTAGATTTATTAAATATAACTGAAGGTGAAATAGTTGATTTTGATGGTCATGATGTAACAGCTGAGAGACGTGCAATTGAGATTGCTAAACGTTTAAATGAAGATGAGGAAAGCCCTATGTATGATAAAGTACGTATGACAGGTGAAGCAGGGAAAGGCATTTCTTTAAGTGAGTTTGTTAATTTACTTAAACCTCTTGTAGAGCCTAAAAAAGGTAGTTTTATGAGTTTAGGTTTTGAGGACCAATATAAAATTTTCAATATTTATTTAAAAGCCATAAAAGCAGTTTTTTTAGAACAATGGGAAGATAGTACAACATTGCTTTTAAAAACAGTTGGATTTGGTGCTGTAATAAAAAGTTGTTATGATATTTTTACTTTAGTTATACAAAAACATAAAAAATTCACTACAGAAACTTGTATTGATGTGATTTCTAAAATTAGTGAATTAAAATTTGACACAGATACAATGTCAGGTGGAGGTATAAAAGCCCAAGATGCAGCAAAAGTAGTTTTATTGTCACGTTTAAGGGCAGCGCTACGTGACGATGAGGATTTTTCTTTTGAAATCGGTGAATAA
- the mnmE gene encoding tRNA uridine-5-carboxymethylaminomethyl(34) synthesis GTPase MnmE, translating to MISTDTIVALATPSGAGAIAVIRLSGPEAVSIAAEVFQSVSGKDIRKQPTHTIHLGHIVDGAKVLDQVLLSLFKNPNSYTGEDVVELSCHGSPYIQQQLVQLLLRKGARMAEAGEFTLRAFIHGKLDLSQAEAVADLIASDTEASHQIAMQQMRGGFSSEIEKLREELLNFASLIELELDFAEEDVEFADRGQFGALLDRIEFVLKRLIDSFAVGNVIKNGIPVAIVGEPNVGKSTLLNALLNEERAIVSDIAGTTRDTIEDELVINGIGFRFIDTAGIRETQDVVESIGIQKTFEKIGQAQVVIYLIDGGQLAESGTDKVRVELEKIKNQYPQKPLVVLVNKKDKLSENQIDNIKNELRAAQTLLFVSAKQKEGVDALKEQLLSFVNTGALRNNETIVTNSRHYDALLKALEEIEKVKWGLQSGLPADLMAIDIREALYQFGLITGQVTNDELLGNIFANFCIGK from the coding sequence ATGATTTCTACTGATACCATTGTTGCCTTGGCTACTCCTTCAGGAGCAGGAGCTATTGCTGTAATACGTCTTTCAGGACCAGAAGCTGTTTCTATTGCCGCTGAGGTATTTCAATCGGTGTCAGGAAAGGATATTAGAAAACAACCAACACATACGATTCATTTAGGGCATATTGTAGATGGAGCAAAGGTATTAGACCAGGTACTGTTATCACTATTTAAAAACCCGAATTCTTATACTGGGGAGGATGTTGTTGAATTGTCTTGCCATGGATCTCCTTATATTCAGCAACAGTTGGTTCAATTACTGCTTCGAAAGGGAGCCCGTATGGCAGAGGCTGGAGAATTTACACTTCGTGCTTTTATTCATGGAAAATTGGACTTGTCTCAGGCTGAGGCAGTGGCTGATTTGATTGCATCAGATACGGAAGCGAGTCACCAGATTGCCATGCAACAAATGCGAGGTGGGTTTTCATCTGAAATAGAAAAGCTAAGAGAAGAACTATTAAATTTTGCATCCCTTATTGAGTTAGAATTGGATTTTGCTGAAGAAGATGTTGAATTTGCTGATAGAGGTCAGTTTGGAGCTTTACTTGATCGAATTGAATTTGTGCTAAAGCGTCTGATAGATTCTTTTGCTGTAGGTAATGTGATAAAAAACGGTATTCCTGTAGCTATTGTTGGAGAGCCTAATGTGGGGAAATCAACCCTGCTTAATGCTTTGCTAAATGAAGAACGTGCGATTGTATCTGATATAGCTGGAACTACTAGAGATACCATTGAGGATGAACTTGTGATTAATGGAATAGGATTTCGTTTTATTGATACAGCAGGCATCCGTGAAACACAGGATGTAGTGGAGAGTATTGGTATTCAAAAGACTTTTGAGAAAATTGGACAGGCACAAGTGGTTATTTATTTGATAGATGGAGGCCAATTAGCAGAGAGTGGTACCGATAAGGTGCGTGTGGAATTGGAGAAAATAAAAAATCAATACCCTCAAAAGCCATTGGTAGTTCTGGTAAATAAAAAGGATAAATTATCGGAGAACCAAATTGACAATATAAAAAATGAATTGAGGGCTGCACAAACACTACTATTTGTATCTGCAAAACAGAAGGAGGGAGTAGATGCCTTAAAGGAACAGTTACTTTCCTTTGTCAATACTGGAGCTTTACGTAATAATGAAACCATAGTCACCAATAGCAGACATTATGATGCTTTATTAAAGGCATTAGAAGAGATTGAAAAGGTTAAATGGGGTCTTCAAAGCGGACTGCCAGCAGATTTAATGGCCATTGATATCCGAGAAGCTCTATATCAGTTCGGACTAATCACTGGACAAGTCACTAATGATGAATTACTAGGTAATATATTTGCTAACTTCTGTATCGGGAAGTGA